One window from the genome of Natronomonas pharaonis DSM 2160 encodes:
- a CDS encoding ferredoxin, translating into MAYEITVDMDACEGIFACLVRDDRFAEAEDGLVTLPGGERTEGILSATFDDDQREAAEQAAAACPTDAIEVSDA; encoded by the coding sequence ATGGCATACGAGATTACCGTCGATATGGACGCCTGCGAGGGAATCTTCGCCTGCCTGGTCCGGGACGACCGGTTCGCCGAGGCCGAGGACGGTCTCGTGACCCTGCCGGGCGGTGAACGAACCGAGGGCATCCTCTCGGCGACGTTCGACGACGACCAACGCGAGGCCGCCGAACAAGCCGCTGCGGCCTGTCCGACCGACGCAATCGAGGTGAGTGACGCATGA
- the cobJ gene encoding precorrin-3B C(17)-methyltransferase — translation MSTDDTTETTDASTTESKCGASEAEASTESESKCGASKTDTTTETESACGADSGSESDSTCGGSDSEEDEVGATVDDFDAEPGRLVAVGLGPGKPKGMTARAKAALADAEHIVGYTTYVELLPDDIVEAADDIHSTPMCGEVSRTEEAIDRALAGNDVAIIGSGDPNVYALAGLALEILESKGGTASAVDFEVVPGVPAAQSCGARLGAPLVNDTVSVSLSDHLTPMEEIESRLHAVAPEGFTIAIYNPWSRKRRENFQTCCEILLEHRDPETPVGIVHGASRDDEKTLITDLGTLPELGEEDIVDMTTTIIVGNEETYVWDDRMVTPRGYETKYDY, via the coding sequence ATGAGCACCGACGACACCACCGAGACGACGGACGCATCGACGACGGAATCGAAATGTGGGGCCTCCGAGGCGGAGGCAAGCACCGAATCCGAAAGCAAATGCGGCGCATCGAAAACGGACACCACCACCGAGACAGAAAGCGCGTGTGGAGCCGACAGCGGCTCGGAGTCCGACTCGACGTGCGGCGGCAGCGACAGCGAGGAAGACGAGGTCGGCGCGACCGTCGACGACTTCGATGCCGAGCCCGGCCGGCTCGTCGCCGTCGGCCTCGGCCCCGGCAAGCCAAAGGGGATGACCGCACGAGCGAAGGCGGCACTCGCCGACGCCGAGCATATCGTCGGCTACACGACCTACGTCGAGTTGCTGCCCGATGACATCGTCGAGGCGGCCGACGACATCCACTCGACGCCGATGTGCGGGGAGGTCTCCCGGACCGAGGAGGCCATCGACCGGGCGCTGGCGGGCAACGACGTCGCCATCATCGGCTCCGGCGACCCGAACGTCTACGCGCTGGCGGGGCTGGCGCTTGAGATTCTCGAATCGAAAGGCGGGACAGCCTCGGCGGTCGATTTCGAGGTTGTTCCCGGCGTGCCGGCGGCCCAGTCCTGCGGCGCTCGACTCGGCGCGCCGCTTGTCAACGACACCGTCTCAGTGTCGCTTTCCGACCACCTGACGCCGATGGAAGAAATCGAATCCCGCCTGCACGCGGTCGCTCCCGAGGGGTTCACCATCGCCATCTACAACCCGTGGAGCCGCAAGCGGCGGGAGAACTTCCAGACCTGCTGTGAGATTCTGCTGGAACACCGTGACCCGGAGACGCCGGTCGGCATCGTCCACGGCGCATCGCGCGACGACGAAAAGACGCTGATTACGGACCTCGGCACGCTGCCGGAACTCGGCGAAGAAGACATCGTCGACATGACGACGACCATCATCGTCGGCAACGAGGAGACGTACGTCTGGGACGACCGGATGGTGACGCCCCGCGGCTACGAGACGAAATACGACTACTAG
- a CDS encoding precorrin-3B C(17)-methyltransferase, translating into MGTLYIVGIGPGLPHAMTQRARDVIQTADCVIASNLYQEFLRRDGTLPPEAETDGGTATRPNGTEQEIVRSSMGRQVELAREAFERVRNGEDVAHVSGGDPNVYGKSDLVFLMADEEDADDIPIEVVPGVTAALGGAANLGAPLSNDFCTVSLSDKWRGWDEIEEKLRAAAIAGFVIVLYNCWRDYERAIEVIREERADDVPVAIFNDAGRGEAGRNVDDETHTITTLGAATDHDEKVGGMGTSILVGTHESHEWENDYETYLVTPRGGREVEDF; encoded by the coding sequence ATGGGGACACTGTACATCGTCGGCATCGGCCCCGGGCTCCCACACGCGATGACACAGCGGGCGCGGGATGTCATCCAGACTGCGGACTGTGTCATCGCCTCGAACCTCTATCAGGAGTTCCTGCGGCGGGACGGCACGTTACCCCCTGAAGCTGAAACCGACGGCGGGACGGCTACCCGGCCGAACGGCACCGAACAGGAAATCGTCCGGTCGTCGATGGGACGGCAGGTCGAACTCGCTCGGGAGGCCTTCGAGCGCGTCCGAAACGGTGAGGACGTCGCCCACGTTTCCGGCGGCGACCCCAACGTCTACGGCAAGAGCGACCTGGTCTTCCTGATGGCCGACGAGGAGGACGCCGACGACATCCCGATTGAGGTCGTTCCGGGCGTGACGGCGGCGCTGGGCGGGGCGGCGAACCTCGGTGCGCCGCTTTCGAACGACTTCTGTACCGTCTCGCTGTCCGACAAGTGGCGCGGCTGGGACGAAATCGAAGAAAAGCTCCGCGCGGCGGCAATCGCCGGCTTTGTCATCGTGCTGTACAACTGCTGGCGCGATTACGAACGCGCCATCGAAGTCATCCGCGAAGAGCGGGCCGACGACGTGCCGGTCGCCATTTTCAACGACGCCGGCCGCGGCGAGGCCGGCCGGAACGTAGACGACGAGACACACACCATCACCACGCTCGGAGCGGCGACCGACCACGACGAGAAGGTCGGCGGCATGGGCACCTCGATTCTCGTGGGAACCCACGAGAGCCACGAATGGGAAAACGACTACGAAACGTACCTCGTGACGCCACGCGGCGGCCGCGAGGTCGAAGATTTCTGA
- the cbiG gene encoding cobalt-precorrin 5A hydrolase, translated as MSDTNDSDGGSCSTPDSDGEVAEEIGIVSFERKRPVAEEIRAELSDDYERIDILDYHGEVFADNWGDYDCFVGLMASGIAMRKTAGLLDDKWEDPAVVVIDEELTWAIPLTGGHHGANQVAHDLSKLGAVPAMTTASEAAGKQGVESKAKALDSHVVNGDSTVATNLAVLNDELGPVERLDGPRAVLVGDDVTVLKRNSDDGVVLGTGTVDGVRKEQVLDAWEAALGETEHDISDVEFVATATRKEGEAGLYEAAEEIGVGVVCFDKETLLDHEGPSPSRAKELIGWPGIAEASAIAGGRDHELLREKERFDEAVTVAIGK; from the coding sequence ATGAGTGATACCAACGACAGCGACGGCGGCAGTTGTTCGACGCCCGACTCCGACGGCGAGGTCGCCGAGGAGATCGGCATCGTCAGCTTCGAGCGAAAACGACCCGTCGCCGAAGAGATTCGAGCGGAACTGAGCGACGACTACGAGCGCATCGACATTCTTGATTACCACGGCGAGGTCTTCGCCGACAACTGGGGCGACTACGACTGCTTTGTCGGCCTCATGGCCTCCGGCATCGCGATGCGGAAGACCGCCGGGCTGCTCGACGACAAGTGGGAGGACCCGGCCGTCGTCGTCATCGACGAGGAGCTGACGTGGGCCATCCCGTTGACCGGCGGCCACCACGGCGCAAACCAGGTCGCACACGACCTCTCGAAGCTGGGTGCGGTTCCGGCGATGACGACCGCCTCGGAGGCCGCCGGCAAGCAAGGCGTCGAGTCGAAGGCGAAGGCGCTCGACTCACACGTCGTCAACGGCGACTCGACAGTGGCGACGAATCTCGCGGTTCTCAACGACGAACTCGGGCCGGTCGAGCGGCTCGACGGCCCGCGGGCGGTGCTCGTCGGCGACGATGTGACGGTCCTCAAGCGCAACAGCGACGACGGCGTCGTCCTCGGAACCGGAACCGTCGACGGCGTCCGAAAAGAGCAGGTCCTCGACGCATGGGAGGCTGCGCTCGGCGAGACGGAACACGACATCTCGGATGTCGAGTTCGTCGCCACGGCAACCCGCAAGGAAGGCGAAGCGGGGCTCTACGAGGCCGCCGAGGAAATCGGCGTCGGCGTCGTGTGCTTCGACAAGGAGACGCTCTTAGACCACGAGGGGCCGTCGCCGTCCCGGGCCAAGGAGCTCATCGGCTGGCCCGGCATCGCTGAGGCGTCGGCGATAGCGGGCGGCCGCGACCACGAACTGCTCCGGGAGAAAGAGCGGTTCGACGAGGCCGTGACGGTCGCCATCGGGAAGTAG
- a CDS encoding cobalt-precorrin-4/precorrin-4 C(11)-methyltransferase, whose amino-acid sequence MTETDPQAAIDAERKKHAHERDERVYEHVAGDSQEGIPFIGAGPGNPRLLTVAGKEAVESADLVVHAGSLVNSELLEAYCDDAELVNSVGKDLEELVPLMRDAYEDGRSVVRLHSGDPAIYGAALEQMDALEHEGVPTYIVPGVTAAFAASATLRTQLTLNETANHVVFTRPQGKTLDPEDDHLAEFVEMGDVTACVYLGTHAVAETMERLVEEGADPETPVSVVYHASWPDEDIIEGTIGDIGEKVEAAGYRASALVLIGDAAAGAGYERSYLYGGWAKRGETESDTDDTNE is encoded by the coding sequence ATGACTGAGACCGACCCGCAGGCAGCCATCGACGCCGAGCGGAAAAAACACGCCCACGAGCGCGACGAGCGCGTCTACGAACACGTCGCTGGCGACAGCCAAGAGGGGATTCCCTTCATCGGTGCCGGGCCGGGCAATCCCCGACTGTTGACCGTCGCGGGCAAGGAAGCCGTCGAATCGGCCGACCTCGTCGTTCACGCCGGCTCGCTGGTCAACAGCGAGCTACTGGAGGCGTACTGTGACGACGCCGAGCTCGTAAACAGCGTCGGCAAGGACCTCGAAGAGCTGGTGCCGCTGATGCGCGATGCCTACGAGGACGGGCGGTCGGTCGTCCGGCTCCACAGCGGCGACCCCGCCATCTACGGGGCGGCACTGGAACAGATGGACGCCCTCGAACACGAAGGCGTCCCCACCTACATTGTGCCGGGCGTGACCGCGGCCTTCGCGGCCAGCGCGACGCTGCGAACGCAGTTGACGCTCAACGAGACGGCAAACCACGTCGTCTTCACCAGGCCGCAGGGAAAGACACTCGACCCGGAAGACGACCATCTGGCGGAGTTCGTCGAAATGGGCGACGTGACCGCCTGCGTCTATCTCGGTACGCACGCGGTCGCCGAGACGATGGAGCGGCTCGTCGAGGAAGGAGCCGACCCCGAGACACCGGTCTCGGTCGTCTATCACGCCTCGTGGCCGGACGAGGACATCATCGAAGGAACCATCGGCGACATCGGCGAGAAGGTCGAGGCGGCCGGCTACCGCGCCTCGGCGCTGGTACTCATCGGCGACGCGGCGGCCGGGGCCGGCTACGAGCGGTCGTATCTGTACGGCGGGTGGGCAAAGCGGGGCGAAACCGAAAGCGACACCGACGACACCAATGAGTGA
- the cbiT gene encoding precorrin-6Y C5,15-methyltransferase (decarboxylating) subunit CbiT — protein sequence MTRTALPHDAKAGPTKPEVRSVTLGKLNLTPEDHFAEVGACTGAVTIEAARQAGTVTAVERKETRIETAAKNLDANGIEDVDLRQAEAPNGLPTDADALFLGGSRNYGAVLDFAAENGIDRIVMNVSRLEVAGDAVRAFRERDLFEEVIQLQVSTGYELAGATSFESDNPVYVIVGGAQ from the coding sequence ATGACACGCACGGCGCTTCCGCACGATGCGAAAGCCGGGCCGACAAAGCCGGAGGTCCGGTCGGTGACGCTCGGGAAGCTCAACCTTACACCCGAAGACCACTTCGCCGAGGTCGGGGCCTGTACCGGCGCGGTTACCATCGAGGCCGCCCGGCAGGCCGGGACGGTGACCGCGGTCGAACGGAAGGAAACCCGCATCGAGACGGCAGCGAAAAACCTCGACGCAAACGGCATCGAGGATGTCGACCTCCGGCAGGCGGAGGCTCCCAACGGATTACCCACGGATGCTGACGCGCTGTTTCTCGGCGGCTCCAGGAACTACGGGGCGGTGCTCGATTTCGCCGCCGAAAACGGCATCGACCGAATCGTGATGAACGTGTCACGGCTGGAGGTCGCCGGCGACGCCGTCCGGGCGTTCCGGGAGCGGGACCTCTTCGAGGAGGTTATCCAACTGCAGGTCTCGACCGGCTACGAACTCGCCGGCGCGACCAGCTTCGAATCTGACAACCCGGTCTACGTCATCGTTGGAGGCGCACAATGA
- a CDS encoding SPFH domain-containing protein has product MLTPLQIGETVIPVVALLLLVVAVVAVYQAVEIVDAYEKRALTVFGEYRRLLEPGINFVPPFVSRTYTFDMRTQTLDVPRQEAITRDNSPVTADAVVYIKVMDAKKAFLEVDNYKKAVSNLAQTTLRAVLGDMELDDTLNKRQEINAKIRKELDEPTDEWGIRVESVEVREVNPSKDVQQAMEQQTSAERKRRAMILEAQGERRSAIEKAEGDKQSNIIRAQGEKQSQILEAQGDAIGTVLRAKSAEAMGERAVIERGMETLEEIGKGESTTFVLPQELTSLLSRYGKHLTGSDAADQSQLLEGLEFDDEARELLGLDNIEEILGQIDEEAEVDPKEMEAEAQAIKSGEDPANIKDPDEVIAEMDEEMPEGGLDDADLERESN; this is encoded by the coding sequence ATGCTTACGCCCCTCCAGATTGGTGAGACGGTCATCCCCGTCGTCGCCCTTCTGTTGCTCGTCGTGGCGGTCGTCGCAGTGTATCAGGCCGTCGAAATCGTCGATGCCTACGAGAAGCGGGCGTTGACGGTTTTCGGCGAGTACCGGCGGCTGCTCGAACCGGGTATCAACTTCGTCCCGCCGTTCGTCTCCCGGACGTACACCTTCGATATGCGAACCCAGACGCTCGATGTCCCGCGGCAGGAAGCGATTACCCGCGACAACTCGCCGGTGACCGCCGACGCCGTCGTCTACATCAAAGTCATGGACGCAAAGAAGGCCTTCCTCGAAGTTGACAACTACAAGAAGGCCGTCTCAAACCTCGCCCAGACGACGCTCCGTGCCGTGCTCGGCGACATGGAACTGGACGATACGCTGAACAAGCGGCAGGAAATCAACGCCAAAATCCGCAAGGAACTCGACGAACCGACCGACGAGTGGGGTATCCGCGTCGAATCCGTCGAGGTCCGCGAGGTCAACCCCTCGAAGGATGTCCAGCAGGCCATGGAGCAGCAGACCTCCGCCGAGCGGAAGCGGCGTGCGATGATTCTCGAAGCGCAGGGTGAACGGCGCTCCGCCATCGAGAAGGCCGAAGGTGACAAGCAGTCCAACATCATCCGCGCACAGGGTGAAAAGCAAAGCCAGATTCTGGAAGCCCAAGGTGACGCCATCGGGACCGTGCTGCGCGCAAAGTCCGCCGAGGCAATGGGCGAACGGGCGGTCATCGAGCGCGGCATGGAGACGCTCGAAGAAATCGGCAAGGGCGAATCGACGACCTTCGTCCTCCCACAGGAGCTTACGTCCCTGCTGTCCCGCTACGGCAAGCACCTCACCGGCAGCGATGCCGCCGACCAGTCCCAACTGCTCGAGGGACTCGAATTCGACGACGAGGCGCGCGAACTGCTCGGCCTTGACAACATCGAGGAAATCCTCGGCCAGATAGACGAGGAAGCCGAGGTGGACCCAAAAGAGATGGAAGCAGAGGCGCAGGCGATAAAGAGCGGTGAGGACCCGGCCAACATCAAAGACCCCGACGAGGTCATCGCCGAGATGGACGAAGAGATGCCCGAAGGCGGTCTCGACGACGCTGACCTCGAACGCGAATCGAACTAA
- a CDS encoding winged helix-turn-helix transcriptional regulator: MTDGGIDEGKRATLKRFAALGATTPLVRLSADDGGENETRDAIVGYLATTPGAHFSKLRDDLQLGTGETQHHLRTLEEDGTIEHRKDGEYKRYFPAGRFSEHEQRALGYLRRETPRRMLIELLSDPQISGSDIADALGVSRSTVSKYAAELEAAGLLDREDGYTVRQPETLVALVVRYADSFGPAAVAFADTVDEYVSYDPP, translated from the coding sequence ATGACCGATGGGGGTATCGACGAGGGCAAGCGCGCGACGCTCAAGCGCTTTGCCGCCCTCGGCGCGACGACGCCGCTCGTCCGGCTCTCGGCTGACGACGGCGGCGAAAACGAGACCAGAGACGCCATCGTCGGCTATCTGGCGACGACCCCCGGCGCGCACTTTTCGAAGCTCCGTGATGACCTCCAGTTGGGAACCGGTGAGACCCAGCACCATCTCCGGACGCTCGAAGAGGACGGCACCATCGAACACCGGAAGGACGGCGAGTACAAGCGGTACTTCCCGGCGGGCCGCTTCTCGGAGCACGAACAGCGAGCGCTGGGGTATCTCCGCCGTGAGACGCCCCGCCGGATGCTCATCGAACTGCTTTCGGACCCCCAGATTTCCGGTAGCGATATCGCCGACGCTCTCGGTGTCTCACGGTCGACGGTCTCAAAATACGCTGCAGAACTGGAGGCTGCGGGCCTTCTCGACCGCGAGGACGGATACACCGTCCGACAGCCGGAGACGCTCGTCGCGCTGGTCGTCCGATACGCCGACTCCTTCGGGCCGGCAGCGGTCGCCTTCGCCGACACTGTCGACGAGTACGTCAGCTACGACCCGCCATAG
- a CDS encoding DUF7123 family protein codes for MSATAAAATADLTRKQRRILTYLREKGQTKTYFKSRLIGDALDMSAKEVGANMTAIQESDVDVSVEKWGYSSGTTWKVDVYGGS; via the coding sequence ATGAGCGCGACTGCGGCAGCGGCGACGGCTGACCTCACCCGAAAGCAGCGACGTATCCTCACCTACCTCCGAGAGAAGGGCCAGACGAAGACGTATTTCAAATCGCGGCTCATCGGCGACGCGCTCGACATGTCCGCAAAGGAAGTCGGCGCGAACATGACCGCCATCCAGGAAAGCGATGTCGACGTTAGCGTCGAAAAGTGGGGCTACTCCTCGGGGACGACGTGGAAGGTAGACGTCTATGGCGGGTCGTAG
- a CDS encoding TRAM domain-containing protein — translation MEISEKLLCLFSAEVEETEDKYVVEVPRREVDTGAIEAGDTYRVALISGAEAAQTETGGASAAPSDEPQPPVEEGEIRYVEIEDLGKQGDGIARVERGYVIIVPDAEVGERVKIEVSEVKSNFAVGEIIE, via the coding sequence ATGGAAATCTCCGAGAAACTCTTGTGTCTGTTCAGCGCCGAGGTCGAGGAGACCGAGGACAAATACGTTGTCGAGGTGCCGCGCCGCGAGGTCGATACCGGAGCTATCGAGGCCGGCGACACCTATCGCGTCGCGCTCATCAGCGGTGCGGAAGCCGCCCAGACAGAAACGGGCGGGGCGTCCGCGGCCCCGAGCGACGAACCCCAGCCGCCGGTCGAAGAAGGCGAAATCAGATACGTCGAAATCGAGGACCTTGGCAAGCAGGGCGACGGTATCGCCCGCGTCGAACGCGGCTACGTCATCATCGTCCCCGACGCGGAGGTCGGCGAGCGGGTCAAGATAGAGGTCTCCGAGGTGAAATCGAACTTCGCTGTCGGCGAAATCATCGAATAA
- a CDS encoding YkgJ family cysteine cluster protein: MESLEAALGRAESLSVDELADAIESIGFECTRCGGCCTAIDDEAGTEPHTATVFPDEVRQLQAAADERFETSYDWRDVARPMPYGLDEDGTGETFEWALQTDACGDCTFYEEADDGTGACTVHEDRPLVCQTYPFSLALGGTGEPMGEAVDREGLVRAHECEGLGRDIDRETAEELAETLKERSIRDLEEAIELRERYEPRPDADGAVVHDSEGSKRPDGTPLDRR, from the coding sequence ATGGAGAGCCTCGAAGCCGCCCTCGGCCGCGCCGAGTCGCTGTCGGTCGACGAACTGGCCGACGCCATCGAGTCTATCGGCTTCGAGTGTACCCGTTGTGGCGGCTGCTGTACGGCAATCGACGACGAAGCAGGGACCGAGCCTCACACCGCCACCGTGTTTCCGGACGAGGTCCGACAACTGCAGGCGGCCGCTGATGAGCGCTTCGAGACGAGCTACGACTGGCGGGACGTGGCTCGCCCGATGCCCTACGGACTCGACGAGGACGGGACCGGTGAGACCTTCGAGTGGGCGTTGCAGACCGACGCCTGCGGCGACTGTACCTTCTACGAGGAGGCCGACGACGGAACCGGAGCGTGTACAGTCCACGAAGACCGGCCGCTCGTCTGTCAGACCTACCCGTTCAGTCTCGCACTGGGTGGCACCGGCGAGCCGATGGGGGAGGCGGTCGACCGCGAAGGGCTCGTCCGCGCCCACGAGTGTGAGGGACTCGGCCGCGACATCGACCGGGAAACCGCTGAGGAGCTGGCTGAGACGCTCAAAGAGCGGTCGATACGGGACCTGGAGGAAGCAATCGAACTCCGGGAGCGCTACGAGCCGCGCCCGGATGCCGACGGTGCGGTCGTCCACGATTCCGAGGGGTCGAAGCGACCCGATGGGACCCCCCTCGACAGACGATAG
- a CDS encoding MBL fold metallo-hydrolase has translation MHIERLPVAVPTRAPSGETAAYCIGREEALLVDPPAPDTRIEQVLDRVEHIAVTHHHPDHVGAVSEYARIADATVWCRYGRGDGFEAATGIRPDRTFRDGTEVPAGRSNVIVRETPGHAPEHVAFDAAGALVVGDLAVAAGSVVVGAPEGDMRAYLTSLRRVWAMDPERLYPAHGPVIDEPRKVCERLINHRRDRERRVLAAVEDGSRTVASILDTAYEKDLDGVRDLAGQTVRAHLDKLAHEGHITWDGAHADPAG, from the coding sequence ATGCACATCGAACGGCTACCGGTCGCCGTGCCGACCCGGGCGCCCAGCGGCGAAACCGCCGCCTACTGTATCGGCCGGGAGGAAGCGCTGCTTGTCGACCCGCCGGCACCCGACACCCGAATCGAACAGGTGCTCGACCGCGTCGAACATATCGCGGTCACCCACCACCATCCGGACCACGTCGGGGCGGTTTCGGAGTACGCCCGGATTGCCGACGCGACCGTGTGGTGTCGGTATGGCCGTGGCGACGGCTTCGAGGCGGCAACGGGTATCCGCCCCGACCGGACGTTCCGGGACGGAACGGAGGTACCGGCGGGCCGCAGCAACGTCATCGTCCGGGAAACGCCGGGACACGCGCCCGAGCATGTCGCTTTCGATGCCGCTGGCGCGCTCGTCGTCGGTGACCTCGCGGTCGCGGCGGGCAGCGTTGTCGTCGGCGCACCCGAAGGCGATATGCGCGCCTACCTGACATCGCTCCGCCGGGTATGGGCGATGGACCCCGAGCGGCTCTACCCGGCCCACGGACCGGTCATCGATGAGCCACGGAAGGTCTGTGAGCGGCTCATCAACCATCGTCGCGACCGCGAGCGCCGCGTGTTGGCGGCCGTCGAAGACGGTAGCCGAACGGTGGCATCGATACTGGATACGGCCTACGAAAAGGACCTCGACGGCGTCCGCGACCTTGCGGGGCAGACGGTTCGAGCACACCTCGACAAACTGGCCCACGAGGGACACATAACGTGGGACGGCGCACACGCCGACCCGGCCGGCTAG
- a CDS encoding aminopeptidase → MDERVREHAAVLVDWSARVDPGDDVVISVAEDAHELAVAVAERLGEVGANVVTTYGSAELQRAYLQAHDGDFEAGDHEAALLSAADVYLRLGGGRNTAATADVESETRQAYSRARANIRDARMDTDWVSTVHPTRSLAQQAGMAYEAYQEFVYNAVLRDWEALAERMATVKALLDDGERVRIVKERDDQPRTDIQLSIADRTAVNSAASVAYDSHNLPSGEVFTAPADADGEVFFDVPMTISDRRVRDVRLVFEAGEVVDYEAAQGESVIESVLETDAGARRLGELGIGMNRGIDRVTDNILFDEKMGETAHLALGRAYDANLPDGESGNDSAVHVDLITDLSEASRIEVDGDVVQRNGVFYFEDGFEAAKRPD, encoded by the coding sequence ATGGACGAACGCGTACGGGAGCACGCGGCGGTGCTCGTCGACTGGAGCGCACGGGTCGACCCCGGCGATGATGTCGTCATCAGCGTCGCCGAGGACGCACACGAACTGGCTGTCGCCGTCGCCGAACGCCTCGGCGAGGTCGGCGCGAACGTCGTGACGACGTACGGCTCCGCGGAGCTTCAGCGGGCGTACCTCCAAGCCCACGACGGCGACTTCGAGGCCGGCGACCACGAGGCGGCGCTGCTTTCGGCGGCCGACGTGTATCTCCGGCTCGGCGGCGGACGGAACACCGCCGCGACAGCCGATGTCGAAAGCGAGACGCGACAGGCCTACTCCCGTGCCCGGGCCAATATTCGCGACGCGCGGATGGACACTGACTGGGTCTCGACGGTCCATCCGACCCGGAGCCTCGCCCAGCAGGCCGGCATGGCCTACGAGGCGTATCAGGAGTTCGTCTACAACGCCGTACTCCGAGACTGGGAAGCGCTCGCCGAGCGGATGGCGACTGTCAAAGCGCTGCTCGACGACGGCGAGCGGGTCCGCATCGTCAAAGAGCGAGACGACCAGCCGCGGACCGACATCCAACTGTCGATAGCCGACCGAACGGCGGTCAACTCCGCGGCATCGGTCGCCTACGATTCACACAACCTGCCGTCGGGGGAGGTCTTTACCGCCCCCGCCGACGCCGACGGCGAAGTATTCTTCGACGTCCCGATGACGATATCCGACCGCCGGGTCCGTGACGTTCGGCTCGTCTTCGAGGCGGGGGAAGTCGTCGATTACGAGGCCGCACAGGGAGAATCAGTCATCGAGTCGGTACTTGAGACGGATGCGGGGGCACGCCGACTGGGCGAACTCGGTATCGGGATGAACCGCGGCATCGACCGCGTCACCGACAACATCCTCTTCGACGAGAAGATGGGTGAGACGGCGCATCTGGCGCTGGGACGGGCGTACGATGCGAACCTGCCGGACGGCGAGTCCGGCAACGACTCGGCGGTTCACGTCGACCTGATTACCGACCTCTCGGAAGCCTCCCGCATCGAGGTCGACGGCGACGTCGTCCAGCGGAACGGCGTGTTTTACTTTGAAGACGGCTTCGAGGCGGCTAAGCGGCCGGATTGA
- a CDS encoding HFX_2341 family transcriptional regulator domain-containing protein, whose translation MRSETELRPVQEVHVAPVGYEYDRIKRPALEYGADTLYLLRERERTELSYHDRLVTELTDRGMTVRSREVDLDDMYDVLGEVTTIVHGHDGDIVRVNVSSGPKLSTVGAALACMATDASGYHVHPETRAHPLDEQPRTEGMQFAEQLPSYPLETPTEDQVRVLDYIDRRDSETYTPKKSDLIEFAEDEQLDFLTRSEPANDKAKFALLNNRILEPLSANGYVHIEPVGRTKQVSLTDTGENALRAFRHKL comes from the coding sequence ATGCGCTCGGAAACCGAACTCCGACCCGTCCAAGAGGTCCACGTCGCGCCGGTCGGCTACGAGTACGACCGCATCAAGCGCCCGGCGCTCGAATACGGGGCTGACACGCTGTATCTGCTCCGCGAGCGGGAGCGGACGGAGCTGTCGTATCACGACCGACTGGTGACTGAGTTGACAGACAGAGGAATGACCGTCCGCTCCCGCGAGGTCGACCTCGATGACATGTACGACGTGCTCGGCGAGGTGACAACCATTGTCCACGGCCACGACGGCGACATCGTCCGTGTCAACGTCTCCAGCGGCCCGAAGCTCTCGACAGTCGGGGCGGCGCTGGCGTGTATGGCGACCGACGCAAGCGGCTACCACGTCCACCCGGAGACGCGAGCCCACCCACTCGACGAACAGCCGCGCACCGAGGGGATGCAGTTCGCCGAACAGCTCCCCTCGTATCCGCTGGAGACCCCGACCGAAGACCAGGTGCGGGTCCTCGACTACATCGACAGACGCGACAGCGAGACCTATACGCCGAAGAAAAGCGACCTCATCGAGTTCGCCGAAGACGAGCAGCTGGATTTCCTCACCCGCTCGGAGCCGGCAAACGATAAGGCGAAGTTCGCGCTGCTGAACAACCGGATTCTGGAGCCGCTCTCGGCGAACGGCTACGTTCACATCGAGCCGGTCGGCCGGACGAAACAGGTGTCGCTAACCGACACCGGCGAGAACGCGCTGCGGGCGTTCCGACACAAGCTTTGA